From a single Planctellipticum variicoloris genomic region:
- the hemQ gene encoding hydrogen peroxide-dependent heme synthase has protein sequence MSHPGHASQELPPPSIELSEGWHCLHIYYRINAAALAQLSEEERAAGRETVAHLLDPERPGAPTRIQTFVVSGHKADLGLMIMDPNPLRIDGICQALRSSPLGTVLEPTYSFVSITEVSEYVPTVEQYGEKLKHDGLVPGSQAFEARMNQYGQRLPMMNKQRLCPDFPPWPVHCFYPMNKIRHPLANWYMEPFSKRSSLMAEHATSGIKFAGKVSQLITASTGLDDWEWGVTLWGRTPEYIKEIVYTMRFDQASAKYAEFGPFYVGYVMSPVDALAHVQI, from the coding sequence ATGAGTCATCCCGGTCACGCTTCGCAAGAGTTGCCGCCTCCTTCGATCGAACTGAGCGAGGGCTGGCACTGCCTGCATATTTATTACCGGATCAACGCAGCGGCGCTCGCGCAGCTTTCTGAAGAGGAGCGAGCGGCGGGCCGGGAAACCGTCGCCCATCTGCTCGATCCCGAACGTCCGGGCGCACCGACACGAATTCAGACGTTCGTCGTCTCGGGTCACAAGGCGGACCTGGGGCTGATGATCATGGACCCGAATCCGCTACGAATCGACGGCATCTGCCAGGCGCTCCGTTCGAGCCCGCTGGGAACGGTGCTGGAGCCGACGTATTCGTTCGTTTCCATTACGGAAGTTTCCGAGTACGTGCCGACGGTCGAGCAGTACGGCGAGAAGCTGAAGCACGACGGCCTGGTTCCCGGGAGCCAGGCGTTCGAGGCCCGGATGAATCAGTACGGACAGCGGTTGCCGATGATGAACAAGCAGCGGCTCTGCCCGGACTTCCCGCCCTGGCCGGTCCACTGTTTCTACCCCATGAACAAGATCCGCCATCCGCTGGCGAACTGGTACATGGAGCCGTTCAGCAAGCGGTCCTCGCTGATGGCGGAGCACGCGACGAGCGGGATCAAGTTTGCGGGCAAGGTGAGCCAGCTCATCACCGCTTCCACCGGGCTGGACGACTGGGAGTGGGGCGTCACGCTGTGGGGACGGACGCCGGAGTACATCAAGGAAATCGTCTACACGATGCGGTTCGACCAGGCTTCCGCGAAGTACGCCGAGTTCGGGCCGTTTTACGTCGGCTACGTGATGTCGCCTGTCGATGCACTTGCGCACGTGCAGATTTGA
- a CDS encoding acetamidase/formamidase family protein: protein MLHQFLPTHYHHALGPYAPVLTVRPGDSIATTTVDARGFDQRREQVCPRGNPMTGPFFVETAEPGDTLVVRLDRIVPSRSYGWCGSSVAPNVVDPVYVRELPEAPLAEWNVDAVAGTAKLIGPPSRLQDLTIPIEPMLGCFGVAPPRKQAISTATSAEHGGNMDYRGFVAGTTVYFPVFEPGALFFLGDGHAAQGCGEIVGSGIEISMDVQVTLDVLKGHAIGWPRGENAEHIFTVGNARPLDQCVQHATTEMLRWLQQDYGLDPLGANLLLAQCVRYDLGNVFDPAFTMVCRLAKRWLPAA, encoded by the coding sequence GTGCTGCACCAGTTTCTCCCGACTCACTACCACCACGCCCTCGGACCGTACGCCCCCGTCCTGACCGTCCGGCCGGGCGATTCGATCGCCACCACAACCGTCGACGCCCGCGGCTTCGATCAGCGCCGGGAACAGGTCTGTCCCCGCGGCAATCCCATGACCGGGCCGTTCTTTGTTGAGACCGCCGAACCAGGCGATACGCTCGTCGTCCGCCTCGACCGCATCGTCCCCAGCCGTTCCTACGGCTGGTGCGGCTCGTCCGTGGCCCCGAATGTCGTCGATCCGGTATACGTCCGCGAACTCCCCGAGGCCCCGCTCGCGGAATGGAACGTCGACGCCGTCGCGGGAACTGCGAAACTGATCGGTCCCCCCTCGCGGCTGCAGGATCTGACGATCCCGATCGAACCAATGCTGGGCTGCTTCGGCGTGGCGCCGCCCCGGAAGCAGGCCATTTCCACGGCGACCAGCGCCGAGCACGGCGGCAACATGGACTATCGCGGCTTCGTCGCCGGAACGACGGTCTATTTCCCGGTCTTCGAGCCCGGCGCTCTGTTTTTCCTCGGAGACGGCCACGCCGCACAGGGGTGCGGAGAAATCGTCGGCAGCGGAATCGAAATCTCGATGGACGTCCAGGTCACCCTCGACGTCCTCAAGGGACACGCCATCGGCTGGCCCCGGGGCGAAAATGCGGAACACATCTTCACGGTCGGCAACGCCCGGCCCCTCGACCAGTGCGTCCAGCACGCCACCACCGAAATGCTCCGCTGGCTGCAGCAGGACTACGGCCTCGACCCCCTCGGCGCCAATCTCCTGCTGGCCCAGTGCGTCCGCTACGACCTGGGCAACGTCTTCGATCCAGCTTTCACCATGGTCTGCCGGCTGGCGAAACGCTGGCTTCCCGCTGCATGA
- a CDS encoding OmpH family outer membrane protein, producing the protein MKQALLSAAAVAVLSGVLAFPATAFGQAARPAAGGAAAAAKLPHQVGLIDMAYVFKNYKKFDELRLDLKSEIEGGEAKMKAMVEEIQQIQATMKTFAEGSDKFTAAEKMLAGKSAEAEAFRRSMQRDFLKKESQIYHTVYLEVSDAVKRYAEHFQYTLVIRFTREDLNTENPQELIQGMNRQVVYHRGDDDITLSVVEFLNRNYEKSSGGASRPAPTSATRPAPAGAGAPR; encoded by the coding sequence GTGAAACAAGCTCTTCTGTCGGCAGCCGCGGTCGCCGTCCTGTCCGGCGTCCTCGCCTTCCCCGCCACTGCCTTCGGGCAGGCGGCCCGTCCGGCCGCTGGCGGCGCAGCCGCTGCGGCCAAGCTTCCGCATCAGGTTGGCCTGATCGACATGGCCTACGTCTTCAAGAACTACAAAAAGTTCGACGAGCTCCGTCTCGATCTCAAGAGCGAGATCGAAGGGGGCGAGGCCAAGATGAAGGCGATGGTCGAGGAGATCCAGCAGATCCAGGCGACCATGAAGACCTTCGCCGAAGGCAGCGACAAGTTCACCGCCGCCGAGAAGATGCTCGCCGGCAAGTCGGCCGAAGCCGAAGCCTTCCGCCGCAGCATGCAGCGCGACTTCCTCAAGAAGGAATCGCAGATCTATCACACGGTCTACCTCGAAGTCTCCGACGCCGTGAAGCGGTATGCCGAGCACTTCCAGTACACCCTGGTGATCCGCTTCACCCGCGAAGACCTCAACACCGAAAACCCACAGGAACTGATCCAGGGGATGAATCGTCAGGTGGTTTACCACCGCGGCGATGACGACATCACGTTGTCGGTCGTCGAATTCCTCAATCGCAACTACGAGAAGTCTTCGGGCGGAGCGAGCCGTCCGGCTCCGACGTCCGCCACCCGTCCCGCCCCGGCCGGCGCCGGCGCCCCGCGCTAG
- a CDS encoding UDP-3-O-acyl-N-acetylglucosamine deacetylase encodes MSVRVQRTLAQSAEVHGIGFFTGADVKLRFLPAPENHGIAFQRVDLPGTQPIPARLDFVVPRQRRTAISLGDATVEMIEHTMAALAGLQIDNCLVQLDAPEPPGGDGSSLHFVHELLEAGIVEQSAPQPLLVIQHESRTGSEAADCQVVAAPIPRRLLAITYELDYGPRSPIRPQVLTIEFSPELFVAGLAFARTFVLEQEVQALKAQGYGTRVTEKDLLIFGPDGPIGNELRATDECVRHKILDCIGDFALLGCDLQGHIRAYRSGHAMNHAICREILASQAEVAVRAA; translated from the coding sequence ATGTCGGTCCGCGTTCAACGCACGCTGGCGCAATCCGCCGAGGTCCACGGCATCGGCTTCTTCACCGGAGCGGATGTCAAACTGCGATTCCTCCCCGCCCCGGAGAACCACGGCATCGCGTTTCAGCGAGTCGACCTTCCCGGCACACAGCCGATTCCCGCACGCCTCGACTTCGTGGTCCCCCGACAACGCCGGACCGCGATCTCGCTCGGCGACGCGACCGTCGAAATGATCGAACATACGATGGCGGCCCTCGCCGGACTGCAGATCGACAACTGCCTGGTGCAGCTCGACGCCCCCGAGCCGCCCGGCGGAGACGGCAGCAGCCTGCACTTCGTCCACGAGCTGCTCGAAGCCGGAATTGTCGAGCAATCCGCCCCGCAACCCCTGCTCGTGATTCAGCACGAGTCCCGCACCGGTTCCGAAGCCGCCGACTGTCAGGTCGTCGCCGCTCCGATTCCGCGCCGGCTCCTCGCGATCACGTACGAACTCGACTACGGCCCCCGCTCCCCGATCCGCCCGCAGGTCCTGACAATCGAGTTCAGCCCGGAACTGTTCGTCGCCGGCCTGGCCTTCGCCCGGACTTTCGTTCTGGAGCAGGAAGTGCAGGCCCTGAAAGCTCAGGGTTACGGCACGCGCGTCACCGAAAAGGACCTGTTGATCTTCGGCCCGGATGGCCCCATCGGCAACGAACTGCGGGCGACGGACGAGTGTGTCCGGCACAAGATCCTGGACTGCATCGGCGATTTCGCACTCCTCGGCTGCGACCTGCAGGGCCACATCCGGGCTTACCGCTCGGGCCACGCGATGAATCACGCCATCTGCCGAGAAATCCTCGCCAGCCAGGCGGAAGTCGCCGTCCGGGCGGCATGA
- a CDS encoding exodeoxyribonuclease VII small subunit, whose product MAKRKVTDDEAPGFEDSLAELQQIVQSLEEGSQGLEESLQQFERGIGLLRSCYALLESAEQKIELLTGFDAEGKPLTEAFDASSTLSTSEGASRRRRGSAAPAKSEDGEDAASGAGALF is encoded by the coding sequence AAGCACCCGGATTCGAAGATTCGCTCGCCGAGCTGCAGCAGATCGTACAGAGCCTGGAAGAGGGTTCGCAGGGTCTGGAGGAGTCGCTGCAGCAGTTCGAACGCGGCATCGGTCTGCTCCGCTCCTGCTACGCGCTGCTCGAATCGGCTGAGCAGAAGATCGAACTCCTGACCGGCTTCGATGCGGAAGGGAAACCACTGACCGAAGCGTTCGACGCCTCGTCCACGCTCTCGACGAGCGAAGGGGCCAGCCGGCGACGAAGAGGATCTGCTGCGCCGGCCAAGTCCGAAGATGGCGAAGACGCAGCCAGTGGAGCCGGGGCCTTGTTCTGA